A section of the Flavobacterium sp. CG_23.5 genome encodes:
- a CDS encoding DUF6495 family protein: MKYSRLTKEQFEELNQEFSTFLATQAIDKAEWDKIKTEQPEVAEQELDVFSDLIWEGVLAKAEYLEHFSKNHIFLFQSFDTHVQSIVLKSLVPEVDFLTREGLQWLSDNMFTETIEMKTGKKEFTEERNKSIFALIQQGAFLSDGQLYKQINTIIES, from the coding sequence ATGAAATACTCAAGACTAACAAAAGAACAATTTGAAGAACTGAATCAAGAATTCAGTACGTTCCTTGCGACTCAAGCAATTGATAAAGCCGAATGGGATAAAATAAAAACGGAACAACCTGAGGTTGCCGAACAAGAACTTGACGTTTTTTCTGATTTGATTTGGGAAGGTGTTCTTGCCAAAGCAGAATATTTAGAACATTTTTCGAAAAACCATATTTTTCTGTTTCAAAGTTTTGATACTCATGTTCAGTCAATCGTTTTAAAATCGTTGGTTCCTGAAGTTGATTTTTTAACTAGAGAAGGGTTACAATGGCTTAGCGATAACATGTTTACCGAAACTATTGAAATGAAAACCGGTAAAAAGGAATTTACTGAAGAACGCAACAAGTCGATCTTTGCCTTGATACAACAAGGAGCTTTTTTAAGTGACGGACAATTATACAAACAAATAAACACAATTATAGAGTCATAA
- a CDS encoding LytR/AlgR family response regulator transcription factor, which yields MKLNCVVVDDSSIQRMIIAKLVNNHTNLHLIGDFSNAIEARSCMSVHNVDLIFLDIEMPVISGFDFLDGLKIKPQIIFITSKAEYAMKAFDYDATDYLQKPIAIDRFNASVRRAMDQYLLKKENKEEEGEHIFIKSNLKKLKIFTSKIKWIEAFGDYVRVVTEEDSNLVLSTMKSFENDLSKEKFIRVHKSYIINIDKVERFNSKFAEIGVTKIPLSRNKKEDLVKALSFA from the coding sequence ATGAAACTTAATTGCGTAGTAGTTGATGATAGTTCCATTCAAAGAATGATTATCGCAAAGTTAGTAAATAACCATACAAACTTACATTTAATTGGGGATTTTTCGAATGCAATCGAAGCTAGGAGTTGCATGTCGGTACACAACGTAGATTTAATATTTCTGGATATTGAAATGCCAGTTATAAGTGGTTTTGATTTTTTAGATGGTTTAAAAATAAAACCGCAAATAATTTTCATTACTTCTAAGGCAGAATATGCGATGAAAGCATTTGATTATGATGCGACTGATTATTTGCAAAAACCAATTGCAATCGATCGATTCAACGCCTCGGTTAGAAGAGCAATGGATCAATATTTACTTAAAAAAGAAAACAAGGAAGAAGAAGGAGAACATATTTTTATTAAAAGTAATCTAAAAAAATTGAAAATTTTTACTTCTAAAATTAAATGGATAGAAGCTTTTGGTGACTATGTAAGAGTAGTTACTGAAGAAGATAGTAATTTAGTACTTTCTACAATGAAATCCTTTGAAAATGATTTATCTAAAGAAAAATTCATACGTGTTCATAAATCATATATTATCAATATCGACAAAGTAGAACGTTTTAACAGCAAATTTGCCGAAATTGGAGTCACTAAAATCCCTTTAAGCAGAAACAAAAAAGAAGATTTAGTTAAAGCGCTATCATTTGCATAA
- the rpsR gene encoding 30S ribosomal protein S18, with protein MATLQQSASGKKDGDIRYLTPLNIETNKQKKYCRFKKSGIKYIDYKDADFLLKFVNEQGKILPRRLTGTSLKYQRKVSVAVKRARHIALMPYVADLLK; from the coding sequence ATGGCTACACTACAACAATCGGCTTCAGGAAAAAAAGACGGAGATATCAGATATCTTACGCCTTTGAACATAGAAACAAACAAACAAAAAAAGTATTGTCGTTTCAAAAAATCAGGTATCAAATATATTGATTATAAAGATGCTGATTTCTTATTGAAATTCGTGAATGAACAAGGGAAAATACTTCCTCGTCGTTTAACAGGAACTTCATTAAAGTACCAAAGAAAAGTGTCAGTTGCTGTTAAGAGAGCACGTCACATAGCATTAATGCCATATGTGGCTGATTTACTAAAATAA
- the rpsF gene encoding 30S ribosomal protein S6 encodes MNHYETVFILNPVLSEVQVKETVSKFEDFLTSRGAEMVSKEDWGLKKMAYEIQNKKSGFYHLFEFKVAGEVLIAFETEFRRDERIMRFLTVSLDKHAISWAERRRTKLKATKA; translated from the coding sequence ATGAATCATTATGAAACTGTTTTCATTTTAAATCCCGTTTTATCTGAAGTTCAGGTAAAGGAAACAGTAAGCAAATTTGAAGATTTTCTTACTAGTAGAGGAGCAGAAATGGTATCGAAAGAAGATTGGGGCCTTAAAAAAATGGCTTACGAAATTCAAAACAAAAAATCTGGTTTTTACCATTTATTCGAATTCAAAGTAGCTGGAGAAGTTCTAATTGCTTTTGAAACTGAATTTAGACGTGACGAAAGAATCATGCGTTTCTTAACTGTAAGTTTAGATAAACACGCGATTTCTTGGGCTGAGAGAAGAAGAACTAAATTAAAAGCAACAAAAGCGTAA
- the rplI gene encoding 50S ribosomal protein L9: MELILRQDVQNLGFKDDVVSVKNGYGRNFLIPQGHAHLATSSAKKVLAENLKQRAHKEEKVVNDAKALAEALKAIEIKIFAKAGGEKLFGSITNIDIAEALAKGGQVIDRKFITSGIVKRTGKYTANVRLHRDVIVELPYEIVAEKA; encoded by the coding sequence ATGGAACTTATTTTAAGACAAGACGTTCAAAATTTAGGATTTAAAGATGATGTAGTATCTGTGAAAAACGGTTACGGTCGTAACTTTTTAATCCCACAAGGTCACGCACATTTAGCAACTTCTTCTGCAAAGAAAGTGTTAGCTGAAAACCTAAAACAAAGAGCTCACAAAGAAGAAAAAGTAGTAAACGATGCAAAAGCATTGGCTGAAGCTTTGAAAGCTATTGAAATTAAAATTTTCGCAAAAGCAGGTGGAGAAAAATTATTCGGTTCAATCACGAATATTGATATCGCTGAAGCTTTAGCAAAAGGCGGTCAAGTAATTGACAGAAAATTCATTACTAGTGGAATCGTTAAACGTACAGGAAAATATACTGCTAACGTTAGATTACACAGAGATGTAATAGTTGAATTGCCTTATGAAATTGTTGCTGAAAAAGCATAA
- the priA gene encoding primosomal protein N', translating into MYFVEVILPLSLAKTFTYSISEAEFHYIKKGMRVAVPFGKSKIYTALVIEIHQNKPELYEAKEIHQILDEKPIVTEIQILHWQWIASYYMCAIGDVYRGAMPSALLLESETVISQKQDLFVDESLLSDDEYLIYQALQQQSSLKVQDIISILNKKNIFPVIQKLIDKNILVLEEEMLETYKPKLVRYVRLHSKYDSNAGLSQLLETLKSANKQKEIVLNYFQLSAVEKKPITVKKLVEAANSSAAIVKALIEKEIFEDYFIQEDRVNFTGKTREGQLQLSPAQQIAFDEIKESFIQKEVCLLHGVTSSGKTEIYIKLIEEYIDSGKQVLYLLPEIALTTQLVGRLRTYFGNKVAVFHSKYNNNERVEVWNQVLENSEKAQVVIGARSALFLPFHNLGFIIVDEEHEQTFKQVDPAPRYHARDAAIVLAHSHQAKVLLGSATPSLETYFNAKSGKFGLVEISERFGNVMMPNIELVDLKDKYFRKKMTGHFSDTLIDEITTALSLGEQVILFQNRRGYSPIIECMTCGHVPHCQQCDVSLTYHKHKDQLRCHYCGYSMAKPTHCHSCSSVDLATKGFGTEQIEQELIAIFPTAKTGRMDQDTTRGKFGFEKIIDSFKNREIDILVGTQMLAKGLDFDNVTLVGIMNADNMLYHPDFRAFERSFQMMTQVAGRAGRSEKQGKVIIQTYNPNHNTIQQVTTTDYVGMFKEQLYDRQIYKYPPYFRIVKLTLKQRDFDKLKEGSMWLYQVMSQNLNMPVLGPEEPAISRIRNEFIRTIIIKIPQEISILNTKKTIQKILNSFEAVPQYRAVKVTLNVDFY; encoded by the coding sequence ATGTATTTCGTCGAAGTAATTTTACCGCTTTCCCTTGCCAAAACCTTTACTTATAGCATCTCAGAAGCCGAATTCCATTATATAAAAAAAGGAATGCGCGTGGCAGTTCCATTTGGTAAAAGTAAAATCTACACGGCTTTAGTTATCGAAATTCACCAAAACAAACCTGAATTATACGAAGCTAAAGAAATTCACCAAATCCTTGACGAAAAACCCATTGTAACAGAAATCCAAATCTTACATTGGCAATGGATTGCTTCGTACTATATGTGTGCCATCGGTGACGTTTATCGCGGTGCAATGCCTAGCGCACTTTTGCTGGAAAGCGAAACCGTAATTTCTCAAAAACAAGATTTATTTGTAGATGAAAGCCTGCTTTCGGATGATGAATATCTAATTTATCAGGCTTTACAACAACAAAGTTCACTCAAAGTCCAAGACATCATTTCAATTTTAAACAAGAAAAATATCTTTCCAGTCATTCAAAAATTGATTGACAAAAATATATTGGTGCTTGAGGAAGAAATGCTGGAAACCTATAAACCAAAATTAGTTCGCTACGTACGGTTGCATTCTAAATATGATTCAAATGCCGGTTTAAGTCAATTACTTGAGACACTCAAAAGTGCCAATAAACAAAAGGAAATTGTCTTGAATTATTTTCAACTTAGCGCTGTGGAAAAGAAGCCAATAACGGTAAAAAAACTGGTAGAGGCAGCTAATTCTTCGGCAGCTATTGTAAAAGCATTGATTGAAAAAGAAATATTTGAGGACTATTTTATACAGGAAGACCGCGTCAATTTTACAGGAAAAACCAGAGAAGGTCAATTGCAGTTAAGTCCTGCACAACAAATCGCTTTTGATGAAATCAAAGAAAGTTTTATTCAAAAAGAAGTTTGCCTTTTACATGGCGTAACATCCAGTGGTAAAACGGAAATTTATATCAAACTCATCGAAGAATATATCGATTCAGGAAAGCAAGTACTGTATTTACTTCCTGAAATTGCTTTGACGACTCAATTAGTGGGAAGGTTAAGGACTTATTTTGGCAATAAAGTAGCGGTTTTTCATTCGAAATATAATAATAACGAGCGCGTGGAAGTTTGGAATCAAGTTTTAGAAAATTCCGAAAAAGCGCAAGTGGTAATAGGAGCGAGGTCGGCCTTATTTTTGCCATTTCATAATTTGGGATTCATAATTGTAGATGAAGAACACGAGCAAACGTTCAAGCAAGTAGATCCTGCACCTCGTTATCATGCACGCGATGCAGCCATAGTTTTGGCACATTCACATCAAGCAAAAGTGTTATTGGGTTCTGCAACACCTAGCTTAGAAACCTATTTCAATGCTAAGTCTGGAAAATTTGGATTAGTCGAAATCTCGGAGCGATTTGGAAACGTCATGATGCCAAATATCGAATTGGTAGATTTAAAAGACAAATATTTTCGCAAGAAAATGACCGGGCATTTCAGCGATACTTTAATTGACGAAATCACAACAGCTTTGTCCTTAGGGGAACAAGTGATTTTGTTTCAAAACAGGAGAGGTTATTCTCCCATCATCGAATGCATGACTTGTGGTCATGTGCCCCATTGTCAGCAATGTGATGTGAGTTTGACGTACCATAAGCATAAAGATCAATTGCGTTGTCATTATTGCGGATATTCCATGGCAAAACCAACGCATTGTCATTCTTGTTCCAGTGTTGATTTGGCTACAAAAGGTTTTGGAACTGAACAAATCGAACAAGAACTAATTGCTATTTTTCCAACTGCAAAAACGGGAAGGATGGATCAGGATACAACAAGAGGGAAATTTGGTTTTGAGAAAATAATCGATAGTTTCAAGAATAGAGAAATTGATATTCTTGTGGGAACGCAAATGCTTGCCAAAGGATTAGATTTTGATAATGTAACTTTGGTAGGGATTATGAATGCGGATAATATGCTGTATCATCCAGATTTCAGAGCTTTTGAAAGAAGTTTCCAAATGATGACGCAAGTGGCCGGTCGTGCAGGACGCTCAGAAAAACAAGGAAAAGTGATTATCCAAACCTATAATCCAAATCACAATACCATTCAGCAGGTAACCACTACAGATTATGTAGGAATGTTTAAGGAACAGTTGTATGACAGACAGATTTATAAATACCCTCCATATTTTAGAATTGTTAAACTAACGCTTAAACAACGTGATTTTGATAAGTTAAAGGAAGGATCTATGTGGTTGTATCAAGTGATGAGCCAAAACCTAAATATGCCTGTTTTAGGACCTGAAGAACCAGCAATCAGTAGGATCAGGAATGAATTTATACGGACGATAATTATTAAAATTCCGCAGGAAATTTCTATTTTAAACACAAAAAAAACTATTCAAAAGATTCTGAATAGTTTTGAAGCCGTGCCTCAATATAGAGCTGTGAAGGTTACGTTAAACGTTGATTTTTATTAA